The Gorilla gorilla gorilla isolate KB3781 chromosome 17, NHGRI_mGorGor1-v2.1_pri, whole genome shotgun sequence nucleotide sequence GCCCGCCAGTCACCGGGTTGTTTGAGGTCATGGATAAATACAGCTGAAGCTCCTCTGCCCCGTACGTACGGCTAGCACGAGAAACTTACTGTAGTTTTAGTTTTAACATTCTCCATAGGTGACTTTAAACTTCATTTCTTGAAAATGGgttcaaaataagaaaactgcCCTGGTTGCGCAGGGATCACACCCGCAGCAGACGGCGCGCGCTGGCCTTGGCGGGCCGGGGCGGCCCGGGCGAGAGCGGCCTTAGGCGTTCACTCCCCTGCCTGCCTGCGCTCCACTCGAACCCAGCTTTTTCTTCGGCGAGTATGCTAAGGGCCGAAGTTTCCGTGGAGAGCCGCCCCCACAGGCCCCGGGGGCTGCCAGGACCTCTGAGGCAGGGCCGGCGGCCAAGGGCAGGTCTGCCCGGAGGCGGCACGAAaacctctgccaggctttgggatTGGGATGCAGGGCGCTCCACGGAGACCCCCGCCCCTAGTTTCACCGAGAGGCCCATCCCCGAAAGACTCCCAGGCTCGATGAGACTCGAAGCCCACGGGGCGAAGGGCACCGGCCCGGGCGCCAGGAGGCCCGGCCCAGGGTCGCCGTGGCGCCCTTACCCACGGTGGACTTGCAGGCCTCGCAGAAGGTGTCGTCGGTGAAGCGCTCCATCAGGCTGGTCTTGCCCACGCCGCGGGAGCCGATAATGATGACCTGCAACTTGAAGTCGGCCGGCCTGGGGGGCTGCTTCCTCCGGCGGCCCTGGCCGCCCGACAGCGCCGGGGAGCCCGCGCCCAGACCGCCGCCGCCCCCGGCCCGCCTCTGCAGCGCGGCGCCCGGATCCATGCACGCATGCGGCTCCCGCTcggcccgccgcccgccgccgcccgccCCCCGGCTGCGCGCCCCGGGCCCCGGCGCCCCCTCGGCCTCCGCCGCGCGCGGGGGGTCGGCCCCGGGCTCGGCTTCCGCCCGCTGGGGCGGCCCCGGCGGCCCGTGGGCTCCGCGCTGCAACTGCGCCGCCGGCCGGCTCTCTGCGCCCgggtcccctcctcctcctcctccgcctccgccgctgccgccgccaccgccgggagaggaggaagggaagcagCTACTCCGCAGTAGCGGCAGCAGCATCCCGGACGAGGAGGGGCAGGAAGCGCAGGCGcgggcggggcggctggccgCGAGGGGCCGGAGGCGGGCCGGTGGGCGCCCCCTGCCGGCGGGAGGACCGCGCGCCCGGTCCTCGGTTGGGTGCTGCGCGCGGAGCTTTCCCGCAACCCGCGCcgctctttccctgcctctgctcgCCTGCCCGCCCCCGCTTCCCTCCCTCTTCCGCCGGctctttcatcttttcttcctcttatCTCTTCCCTTTTCCCCCTTTTCACTCCTCCCTACTCGGCTTTCACTCTGACCCGCATTTATAGTTAACACAAGAAACTTAGTGTGGTTTTAGTCTTAAAATTCTCCGTAGGCAATTTTAAACTTCAGCATTCCAGTGCATCATGAAAACGggttcaaaataagaaaaagaacccTGGTTGACAGTGAAAACACTCCCATGCGCACAGTCCCCAAACACCATGCACATGTTTTCGCCCCCGCGCGCTCGGTGTAGCTGGAACGCTGGAAAGGCCCCGACCTCAGGCCGCGCCGCCCGGCCGCCTGCGCTGCGTTCGCGTCTACACCAGCGCTCTCTCACAAACACCAGCGGGTGCAAGCCCCCGCACCCTCTATCGGGCCGTGGCACTGCTCGGTCTCTCTCCGTCACGTCTGTCTCCCATTTTCCACGGAAACGCGCGAAATCAGTTATTTTTAACTCTGATCGCTGTCTCACTCAGAGTTCAGAAGTTTTtatgctgtttaatttttaaattaagtaaatgGCATACTCCTTTGGGGGAATAAGCGAGTTAAAACTCAAACAGTGCGAGAAGATTGAAACTTTAGGAATTATGGACTCGGGTCGTATGTTTTGCCATTTCTGTTTGGAAGGATTTAAGGATACAGAAAATCACTGCTGATTCCTTGCCAGAGATTTGTTTAGCAAATTCCTCAGCTTGAACTTGAGCATCTCAGAACACAGGGTTCTGAATATGATAGGGGCTGGCAACATTTGCCGAATGATCACGTTACCCACCAAATTTCAGCTGTACTGTATTTAGAACTAGGTTTAGTAATGCACAGTACACGCGTATGTTACACAGCAAACCTGATTTGTAAAAATCTAGCGTTGCTCACAGTGTAGATTGGAAGTTTACATCTATGAGAGCATTCTTAACTGTGCAATCACTGTAGGGATCTTTATAATATGAATTCTgagaatatgtaaaatatgatCCCTCTATATTATTTGAAACACAGATCCATCACTTACCATCACggaatttactttctttctttccttctttctttctttttctttcattttgttttgttttgcttttgagacagccttgctctgttgcccaggctggagtgcagtggtgcgatcacagctcacggcagcctggaactcctgggcccaagtgattttccttccttagcctcctgagccgctgagaccacaggcacgtgccaccacgcctggctaatttaaaaattttttgtacagttggGGTTTTGGTTTGTTAACCAGGCTAgtcaacagtgtgagaccctgaactggcctcaagtgatcctcccacctcagccttccaaagtgctgtgattacaggcatgagccactgtgctccgcCGCAGAACATTTCTTAGCTGTGGGTTTCTCTTCTGTTCTATGAGAATGAGAGTAGTGGTCCCTCCTTTCCTCTAGCATTGTTAGGAAAAAACAACTAACAATCTCTGCAGTCTGCTGCAACCATAAGGCACTATATAAATGTAAGGGATTAAAGAAACTGATTTATGCATGGCTTTTCAGGAATACTGTGATTTTACAAAGCAAGACGCATCTGCAAAGGTAATCTCAAGATTTTTAATTTGGTCCATTCTGGTTAATAGCACCGCCTGTCTTAATAGGCAGATGCATGCGGTATGGCTTGTGGGGCTGAAGACCTTCTTgcccaaaataaaatatcttccccATAAGGTAGATCTGTAGTTTCTGCCACTAGAATAATTAATGAACTAAATGACAGAGGTTGGGCAGTGTTTCTGGAGGACAGGTAAGTGCATATTCACTATTTTAAATCAATTATTATAGTGCCCCTAATCCCCTGGGAATATGTCCCAAGACCCACAGTGGAGGCCTGAAACCTCAGAGAGTATAGAGCCCtctatatactatgtttttttctatacatacatacctatgacaaagtttaatttaaaaatttggcacagtaagagattaacaataactaataataaaattcagTTGACCCtagaacaacatgggtttgaactgtatGGGTTTgtttatatgcagattttcatccgcctctgccacccctgagacagtaagaccaacccctcctcttcctcctcctcctcctcagctactcaatgtgaagatgacgAGGATGAAGAGCTTTATGATGAACCACTTCCACTTAGtgaatagtaaatgtattttctcttccttatgattttcttaataacaagtTCTTTTCTCTAACTTACGTATTTTGTAACTTACAATATAATATTCTTATTAGACTACAGTAATGTATATAGCATACAAAATATGTCTTAatcgactgtttatgttatcagtaaggcttctggtcaacagtaggctattcgTAGTTAACATTTGGGGGAGTCAAAATTATACACAAGTTTTTGACTGCATGTTGTCGGCACTCCTACCAATCACATTGTTCAAGAGCCAACTGTACAATTACTATGAAGATATATATTGTAATAACAGTGATGTGAAtttgctctctttctcttgcaAAGTATTGAATTGTACTGCACACGGTATCAGTCCACAGTGCTCCAGCACCTGGAActgtgcctgacacatggtaCAAGTTAGTAAATATTGGCgaagtgaatgaattaatgaaattttTATAGCTATCTATATCCATAGATATCCATTTTCGTAGATATCCCTATAGAACATTTCATAGTTTATCCATAAACTTCATTGGCTCTTTGGGCTCTGTCTTAAACCTAGACACCCCATATCCtgctttttcctaaaaaaaaaccTCCCTCCTATCATTTGGTAAAGTCTCCCTTTTTCACTGTCTTCACTTTAACAACATCATCACCACCTGAGGtggatgatgtggtttggctgtatccccacccaattctcatcttgtattgtagctcccataattcccacgtgttgcgggagggacccagtgggagataattgaatcatgtgggtggttcccccacactgttctcatggtagtgcataagtcttacaagatctgatggttttataatgggtttcccctttcacttggctctcatttttcccttttgcccggtgccatgtaagacgtgccttttgccttccgccatgattgtgaggcctccccagccacgtcgAACTGtcagtccactaaacctctttttctttataaattacccagtctcaattatgtctttatcagcagcatgaaaacgggcTAATACAGGGGAGAAGTTTCAAGTATAACAAAGGCCAGAACCAGAAGAGTATGTAGAGTAAGAAACAAAAGGTCAAGAACAGAGCTCCAGGATCACCAACATCCAAAAGATAAGCAAGAGAAGAGAAGCTGGAGAGAAAcctgggatgggagggaggggatACTGGAGCTAGTGGGGTCATGGAAAAACAGGGCACAATTGTGTTTCACAAAGGCAGGAATGATCAAAAGAGCCCCGTGTCACAGAATGGTCACGTAAAATAAGTACAGGCAGTCACAGATTTGCAAGGTAGTCAGACACCATAAAAATCGTTGTTTAAGCTTGAATAGTACAAAGTGATCTTAATAATCAAtgggaaaattattattattatttcatggcctttaaaatttttgtcaaaaCATTGAGAACACTCCAACTATTGCTATACGTGTATaaagacatgaagaaaaaatTGTAAAGTTAGTATTTATTTAGGACACTATACTTTAAAATGCTGGAAACATtgagaagtgttttttttttttttaaatacttatcaGGAATAGTTtgggccatgcatggtggctcatacctgtaatcctagtactttgggaggctgaggtgggaggagcacttgagctcaggagttcaagaccaacctaggcaaaaAAGTGAGGCTTCGTCTCTGttataataaaaaaactataaataattgTTTGAACAGTGCTTGTCTTCTTCTTGCCATATaacttaattctttctttctttattttttttgagacagggtctcactctgtttcccaggctggagtgcagtggtgtgatctcagctccccgaagccttgacctcccaggctcaagcaatccttccacctcagtcccccaagtagctgggactacaggaatgcaccaccacacctagctaatttttgtgtttttagtagagacagggttttatcatgttgcccaggctggtctcgaactcctgagctcaagccatccacctgcctctgcctctcaaagtgttgggattacaggcacgagccatcgcGTCCAGCCCATATAACTTACTATAAGGAGTTAACATCTTTTTTATGCCTTGCTGAATTGTCATACTCCATTCTGTTTGGATCagcttctaatttttctttctttttttctttttttaggatggagtttcgctctgtcgcccaggctgaagtgcagtggcacgatctcggctccctgcaacctctgcctctcgggttcaagcgattctcccacctcagcctcctgagtagctgggattacagggatgtgccaccacgcccaggtaatttttgtatttttagtagagacggggtttcaccatgttggccaggctggtctcaagctcctgacctcaagtgatctgcctcccaaagtgctgagattacaggcaggaaccactgtgcccggcctctaacTTTTCATCCTTTGAGCTTTCAATGTCATGAAATAGCTCTGAGAGTTTCTTTAATGTTAGGTTTTTTGCCCGTGTCACTTCCTCAGGGCCACCTTTGTCCTTTTGATCACAGCCACTTTCCTCCTTGTGACAGTGACGAGCTCGCTGTTACAGAATTCCTGATCACGCATctacagcctcccaagtggcagcAAAATCACCTTTCCCACAGTCAGCTATTTCCTTTATTACTCCACTTACAGTAGATTCAGGTTTCACTTCCAGCATtatcactttttgtttctttttttattgttatgaaaataattttgaactcACAGACCCCCTGAAAGGATCTTAGGGACTGTGGGTCATCCTAGGCCACACATGGAGACCTGCTGCTCTAGGGATTACAGTCTGCATCCTGAACTCTTGAGTCTTTCCGAGTTTATATTGCAGCACTGCCGGTAACATGCAGGACACTTGTAACTGTATGAGTCTACCCCCTCATCCTTCATGCTGTAGCTTTCGTATATGTTACATCTACATGTGTTACCAACCCCACAATGCAACCGTTTTTGCCTTAAACAGTTTGATGtattttaaagacattaaaaagaaaaatacattttgtatttaCCTACAAATTTACCATTCTCTTTATTCCAGCCCGTAGCTCTGTTCTTCCATCTGGtttcatttcccttttctctgaagaaCTTTTTTTTAGCACTTCTTATAGTGTAGGTCTGCTGATAacgaaatctgttttcttttatctgaaaatagCTTTACTTCATTTTCATTCTGGAAGAATGCTTTCACtggaaaagcatttctatttatttgtttgtttatttatttatttatttattttcaggacagggtcttgctctgtcacccaggctggagtgcagtgcatgatcttggctcactgcaatctccgcctcccaggctcaagtgatcttcccacctcagtctcccaagtagctgggattacaggcacacaccaccatgcctgattaatttttgtattttttgtagagatggggtctcactgtgttgctcagggtggactcaaactcctgagctcaagcaatctgcccacctcagccttcgaaagtgctgggattacaggcgtgagccaccgtgcccagccaggaaaagCATTTCTGAGTtgactttttctttcagcattttaaagatgTTATACTGTCTTCTGGCCTATATTGTTTTTCATGAGAAAACAGTGACACTGAAAATGTTGTTCGGTGTATGCAGTgtgttctttttctctggctgctttcaaaattttctctttctctttgctttttagcagtttgactatgatgtgccAAGGgataccatttttgtttttttatttccaattctGCTGTGAGTTTTACTGTGCTTcttgaatatgaaaatatgtcTTTCACCAAAGTTGGGAAATGTTCAGCCATTAGTTCTTCAACTGTTTTTTctgcctcattctctctttcctctccttctgcCCTGGAGCTTCCTTTAAAGAACTTTCTCCTCCCTTCAGCAAAACTCCAAAAAAGTCTTCTAGGATGGGCTAGCCTGGGTTCTCCAGTTTCTGTCCTTCTTAGGAATGGAGTACAATCCTGTCCACCATGGGCTAGTGCACAGACCCCAGTGCACAGCCCCCCACCAGCATCTCCATCCATGGCTGCCATGTGGcacattttgtttctttgctgctgcactttgatctttgttggccaGTTTCTTCTTTTGATTGCCTATTTTTGTGAAATGTCACATGGGCTTGCCACTGAAAACCAAGGAGGCATCACTGCTACATGCTTTGCTGTCTGTGTATGAACTGAATGACTTACGCAGAAATCAGTCACCAAGAGATTTTGATACAAGTGGTGTTGTAGTAAAGAATctaactccattttttttttttttgagatggagtctcccactgtctcccaggctggagtgtggtggcgtgatctccactcactacaacctccacctcctgggttcaagcgattctcctgcctcagcctcccaagtagccagaattacaggtgaccaccaccacactcagctaattttttgtatttttagtagagacagggtttcactatgttagccaggctggtcttgagctcttgaccttgtgatctgcctgcttcggcctcccaaagtgctgggattacaggcatgagccaccatgcccggcctaactCCATTTTTTGATGTCTAACTGCTGAAGTCTCACCTcgccctcttcaccttctgccccaCATCTGGGCAAGCTGATAAGAAAGCCTGTGTGCTCCCTCCTTTGGTGACAGATTCAAACCATGCAAGTCCCTGCTTATGTGTAGAACCCTCATCCTAGTCCACTCCCCAGAGCACAATAAATACCCCCAGCCAGTTTCCCTTCCTCTGTTCAAGCCATTTTCAAACCAGCTTGGGAGGGCTGCCCTATTCTTCCCAGAAATAACAAACCAATGTAAAGAACACATACACcttcttggtgtgtgtgtgtgtggtgtcatCAGTCTTGACATCCAAACCAAAAATTTTGATGGGAGTTCATTCTATTCTTCAAAGTGTCCACAACAGACATCATTGATCACTGATTATGATGTATGTGTTGTTTATTTATGTAGTGATCTGTGAACTAAAGAGCTAGCTGTGAATTTTGTACTTCCTGCAATTACTCATAGTTAATATACCATGGtaactgaaatctgaaatgctgggGAACTGGTGTTATTTAACTAAGCTGTGGTAACTGAAATTTCTACCATGCAAAGAGGACTGTCCATATTTAAAGCATTCATTGCAATGAGGGTGGGAGTGAGATTGCACTAGACTGAGTAACACACGCAAAGTGAAGACCAGAGATACAGAGAAGCAAGCAGGTCTTAATCTGGTTCCAGCCGAGATGCATTTTAGCCATTTTCATCACACATTCCCATAGAGACATACCGCATTATGTGCTATTCCTATTGCTCTAATTATACCTTactccctttgctcttcctcaaGAAAGCACATCAGAATGCCAGTGAGCAACTACAGCAATCACTGTTGGTTATCCACCCAACAACCACTTCCTCATTCTTTTCAGTGCTAACGGAACCATGACTTTTGTTCAGATACCCACACTGCTCTGTGAAATCAAGTGTTTCGGCCAGAGCTTGCTCAAGCATCAGAACTGGAAGTTGAATGTTGATTTTCTAAGTCAATCATTCTGATTCTATTCTCCAGAGTGTGGCTTAGGAAATGGCATATGACCACACTCTGGTCAGTGAGACATGAAGGGAATTTTTAGGAGACTAGAGACTTCTGATAAAATGTTGTTAGCTCTTTAAAAATGACCATTTTgtaaggccaagacaggaggctcacttgaacacaagcacttgAGACCACCgtggcaacgtagtgagactcggtctctacaaaaaattaaaaaaaaattggctgagtgTGATCctacacctgtactcccagctacatacacctgtactcccagctctggagactgaagcaggagaatcacctgagcctgggagcttgaggccgcagtgagccatgtttacactactgcactacagcctggataacaggtaagaccccatctcaaagtaataataataataattttaaaactaccatgctgggcacaggggctcacgtctgtaatcccagcactttgggaggctgaggcaggaggattccttgagcccaagagtttgagaccagcctgggcaacatagtgagaccttgtctctacaaataattaaaaaattagccaggcatggtggcgtgcatctgtggtcccagctacttgggagactgaggtggaaggatcacttgagcccaggtggatgaggctgcagtgagccgtgattgtaccagtgcactccagcctgggcaatagagtgagaccctgtttcaaaaaaaccaaaaaacaaaaacaaagaaaaatgaccGAAGGGAGAAAGAGCCACcactccccaccttttttttttttttttttgcctcagaaTCTTTGTGTGGAAGGGTGTAACCATTACAGTTGCTGTTGTCATTTGCAATCTTGAGGAGATCTAGTTGATAGATTGTAGACAGCagagtaaaaagataaaaagccCTCAAATTTTGTTGTAGTTGTGAAGTCACTGAATTAATCAACCATGAAGACTCCCATCTAGGGACATTCTTACCAAGCAAGATAATAAATTCTCTTCCTAGATAAGCATTTGAGTTAGGCTTTTTCATTATTTGGAGCTAAAAGTGTTCTAACAAATATATGAATGCATCCTTACAAGTATAATGACATTATAGAAGTAAGCTTGAATCACCCCAATCtattaaaaagaagataattgACAAATGTTGTTACTTTAGTGATCAGTAACAAATCACTTGTGCCGTGCCTTATGTCTGATCAAGTGTTTGAAGGTACTGTAGTTGAGAACTGTACTACATACTAGTTATGGGGAAAGGCAACAGATAGGAGCAGCTAGAGAATGTTGAGTTCAATATATCTCCCAATATTGGAAGTCAAAGTAAATCTAGTGAATATGGCAACTGATATCAAAAAGCATCATCTGTAAACTTAGAGTGGATCAAGGTTTGTGGGGCTTGAAGCCTTTACAATTTGGGGGTTCCTCTTCAAggaaaggaatttcaaaatacaaatgcaAAACTGCCAAGAACTGTGAAGGATCTGAGATTTTGCTCTACTCACAAGCTAAATAGCCTCTCAAAGTTTCATAGATGCTGGTGGAAGACATGAGACCCCTGGGTTAGAGATAGAGACATAGGGAAGCAAGCAGCTCTCAATCTGTTTTTACCAGGATGCAGTCTATTACTTTAGCTGGTTACCTTATTACAGTACAGCAAACCACATGAGCTTCATATTCGCCTCAGTTCCTTTTGTCCCCAAGTCCCATGCAGTGACATAGGGCTGCACCCAGGTGAATGTTGCACACACAGTAGGTTTGTATCACAGCAGAGGAACCTCAAGCTTAGGAAACCCCAGTTTTTAAAGGGACTGCAGCTAACTTGCCCAAACTGCCCAAGAGGGAGACATTATTATACTGGTCAGCAGGCAACTCCTCCCTCCATCCTGGACGGAGACACAATCTCTATCTTCCGAAGTTGTTTACCATGCAAACATTCCTAAAAATATACTCTGGAACAAAAGCGGTCAGTGCCCTGCTCACAAGATGTGCAGAAACATGAGAGATCCATGGAGGATTGTCTCCCAACAAAAATTAGGtatacagcaaatatttatttcaaatgataaaataaataacaatttgtACATTTAGAAGAGCTGATAAAAGctctaaacatatatatgtatatatatatatatatatatttttttttttttttgagacggagtctcactctgttgcccaggctggagtgcagtggtgcgatctcagctcactgcaagttctgcctcccaggttcacaccattctcctgcctcagcctcccaagtagctgggactacaggcacctgccaccacgcccagctaatttttgtatttttagtagagacgaggtttcaccatgttagccaggatggtctcgatctcctgacctcatgatctgcctacctcggcctcccaaagtgttgggtttacaggtgtgagccaccgtaaacataatttttaaacttgGTAGTTGTATTAATTGCCTGGatcatttctataatttatttattttttttgagacggagttttgctcttgttgcctaggctgg carries:
- the RAB12 gene encoding ras-related protein Rab-12, encoding MLLPLLRSSCFPSSSPGGGGGSGGGGGGGGGDPGAESRPAAQLQRGAHGPPGPPQRAEAEPGADPPRAAEAEGAPGPGARSRGAGGGGRRAEREPHACMDPGAALQRRAGGGGGLGAGSPALSGGQGRRRKQPPRPADFKLQVIIIGSRGVGKTSLMERFTDDTFCEACKSTVGVDFKIKTVELRGKKIRLQIWDTAGQERFNSITSAYYRSAKGIILVYDITKKETFDDLPKWMKMIDKYASEDAELLLVGNKLDCETDREITRQQGEKFAQQITGMRFCEASAKDNFNVDEIFLKLVDDILKKMPLDILRNELSNSILSLQPEPEIPPELPPPRPHVRCC